A genomic stretch from Anomalospiza imberbis isolate Cuckoo-Finch-1a 21T00152 chromosome 9, ASM3175350v1, whole genome shotgun sequence includes:
- the GCLM gene encoding glutamate--cysteine ligase regulatory subunit has protein sequence MGTEGARALLERAGTLTLQTGNLLNWGCLRKKCPATPGEEVRDCIQKTLTEWSSKIGQDQNQETLEVLECSVAQAIEKINPEERDELKVSAKLFIVGSNSSSIRNAVDLACSALGVAQLDSVIIAPPPVEDGTNLSLEYLQPYWKELENLVQNKKIVAIGTSDLDKTLLEQLYLWAQVKPSSNQVNLASCCVMPPDLTAFAKECDIQLLTHNDPKELLCEASFQEVLQESIQNVKAKKWIPLWLLRYSVIVKSRGIIKSKGYIIQAKRNAS, from the exons ATGGGGACGGAGGGCGCCCGTGCCCTGCTGGAGCGCGCCGGCACGCTCACCCTGCAGACCGGCAACCTGCTCAACTGGGGCTGCCTGCGCAAGAAGTGCCCGGCCACCCCCGGCGAGGAG GTACGGGACTGCATCCAGAAAACACTGACTGAGTGGAGCTCAAAGATTGGCCAAGACCAAAATCAG GAAACACTGGAGGTTCTGGAATGTTCTGTAGCTCAAgctatagaaaaaataaatcctgaagAAAGGGATGAGTTGAAAGTATCAG CAAAGCTTTTCATCGTTGGATCAAATTCTTCATCGATCAGAAACGCAGTTGACCTGG CGTGTTCTGCCCTCGGAGTTGCTCAGTTAGACTCAGTCATTATTGCCCCACCTCCTGTCGAAGATGGAACTAACCTCTCCTTGGAATATTTGCAACCTTATTGGAAAGAACTTGAAAACCTAGTTCAAAACAAAAAGATTGTTGCCATAGGTACCTCCGACCTAGATAAAACACTGTTAGAGCAGCTCTATCTGTGGGCACAG GTGAAACCAAGTAGTAATCAGGTGAACCTAGCTTCCTGTTGTGTGATGCCACCTGATCTCACAGCCTTTGCAAAAGAGTGTGACATACAGCTGCTAACTCACAATGACCCCAAAG AATTACTTTGTGAAGCAAGTTTCCAAGAAGTTCTCCAGGAAAGCATCCAGAACGTGAAAGCAAAGAAGTGGATTCCTTTATGGCTTCTGCGGTATTCAGTCATTGTTAAAAGCAGAGGAATTATCAAGTCCAAAGGCTATATCATACAAGCTAAAAGAAATGCATCTTAA